One genomic region from Haladaptatus caseinilyticus encodes:
- a CDS encoding glycoside hydrolase family 15 protein, with protein sequence MTLRDTLSDFKRHRGSEVRFPGERRTPAGRFSGLDARLVHVAPDGSLSDYSYPLSGQYGIDRSRFGIRRADRTTWFDDGSIDSTQRYDGDGALVLTDHEAEEWSVTQYDLTLEDAHITHFAASDGIPGELVAYLGFAPDGRDDRIGQLRHGDAIEVFHADEHDYFSVRPEPKEVHGQVPADFATLVSDRARQVPQTDDAGRYEESRLSGEIVASVESDGNITLVTLLADHDETQREDALDRVRALVETYDSPEKIRTTASKQTAIRPDTPVPEAVSADLRVLSLLSANTGARIAGPDFDPFYAYSGGYGYTWFRDDAEISRFLLASDDHFDLSLADWHARSARFYCDTQHADGTWPHRVWPRDGTIAPGWANARVEAGEGADYQADQTGSVIAFLASYLRDGGLDSELESTVRETLRSALDGLDDTLESDGLPVHCQNAWENMTGRFAHTAATYLEAYATLASAPIETELQNRAESQAAAVLSGLDTLWTGEFYALRLDEDGELDARLDSSALALAGAHRVYAQVEDLDSKQIDRLVSHTESILDGLWRNPSESDVRGLARFDEDDWRKREQSEPKIWTVSTAWGAHAAGELSHLLSDRNDARAEEFARRARELLSLFLPDGPLCADTGYLPEQFFDVGAADSATPLGWPHAIRLATVASLDEQDVMTTEEM encoded by the coding sequence ATGACACTCCGCGACACACTTTCCGACTTCAAGCGCCATCGCGGGAGCGAGGTACGCTTCCCCGGTGAGCGCCGAACACCCGCGGGCCGCTTTTCCGGCCTCGACGCCCGACTCGTTCACGTGGCTCCGGACGGGTCGCTCAGCGATTACTCCTATCCACTCTCCGGTCAGTACGGAATCGACCGCTCCCGATTCGGAATTCGACGCGCTGACAGGACGACGTGGTTCGACGATGGATCCATCGACTCGACACAGAGATACGACGGTGACGGTGCCCTCGTCCTCACCGATCACGAGGCCGAAGAGTGGTCGGTAACCCAGTACGACTTGACCCTGGAGGACGCCCATATCACGCATTTCGCCGCCTCCGACGGTATCCCCGGCGAACTCGTCGCCTACCTCGGATTCGCACCCGACGGACGGGACGACCGTATCGGACAACTACGACATGGCGACGCGATCGAGGTGTTCCACGCCGACGAACACGATTACTTCTCTGTCCGCCCCGAACCAAAAGAGGTTCACGGGCAGGTTCCGGCCGACTTCGCTACCCTCGTCTCCGACCGAGCACGACAGGTCCCACAGACCGACGACGCCGGCCGATACGAGGAGAGCAGACTCAGCGGTGAAATCGTCGCTTCCGTCGAGAGCGACGGAAACATCACTCTCGTCACCCTTCTCGCGGACCACGACGAAACACAGCGTGAGGACGCCCTCGACCGAGTTCGAGCGCTCGTCGAAACGTACGACTCGCCGGAGAAAATACGAACTACTGCCTCGAAACAGACCGCGATACGTCCCGACACGCCCGTGCCCGAGGCCGTCAGCGCCGACCTGCGGGTCCTGTCGCTTCTCTCCGCGAACACGGGTGCGCGAATCGCCGGTCCGGATTTCGACCCGTTTTACGCATACTCAGGGGGATACGGCTACACGTGGTTCCGTGACGACGCGGAAATTTCGCGCTTTCTGCTCGCTTCCGACGATCACTTCGACCTCTCGCTCGCGGACTGGCACGCCCGAAGCGCCCGATTTTACTGCGACACCCAACATGCAGATGGAACGTGGCCTCACCGCGTTTGGCCGCGTGATGGCACCATCGCACCGGGCTGGGCCAACGCCCGAGTTGAAGCGGGCGAGGGCGCGGACTACCAAGCCGATCAGACGGGAAGCGTCATCGCGTTTCTCGCGAGCTATCTCCGCGATGGGGGCCTCGATTCCGAACTCGAATCCACGGTTCGGGAGACGCTTCGATCCGCACTCGATGGGTTGGACGACACCCTCGAATCGGACGGCCTGCCGGTTCATTGCCAGAACGCTTGGGAGAACATGACCGGCCGGTTTGCCCACACCGCCGCAACGTATCTCGAAGCCTACGCAACGCTCGCCAGCGCGCCGATCGAGACGGAACTTCAAAATCGCGCGGAATCGCAGGCAGCAGCAGTCCTCTCCGGACTCGACACCCTCTGGACGGGCGAGTTTTATGCCCTTCGCTTGGACGAGGATGGTGAACTCGACGCCCGCCTCGATTCGAGTGCCCTCGCGCTTGCCGGTGCACATCGCGTCTACGCACAGGTGGAGGATCTTGACTCGAAGCAAATTGACCGCCTCGTCTCGCACACCGAGTCGATTCTCGACGGTCTCTGGCGGAACCCGAGCGAAAGCGACGTTCGTGGTCTCGCCCGGTTCGACGAGGACGACTGGCGCAAACGCGAGCAGAGCGAACCGAAAATCTGGACGGTTTCGACCGCGTGGGGCGCACACGCTGCCGGGGAACTCTCGCACTTACTGTCCGACCGCAATGATGCTCGTGCCGAGGAGTTCGCACGACGTGCGCGCGAACTCCTCTCGCTCTTCCTCCCTGATGGGCCGCTTTGTGCCGATACAGGGTATTTGCCGGAACAGTTCTTCGACGTGGGTGCTGCGGATAGCGCGACACCGCTCGGATGGCCACACGCCATTCGTCTGGCGACGGTGGCGTCGCTGGACGAACAGGATGTGATGACGACCGAAGAAATGTAA
- a CDS encoding DUF7344 domain-containing protein — MSVSSNSTPVNEFETSAEENPEPLARDKIFHILQTQRRRDALRYLKNTDGPIEMRDLAEKVAAWENDTTIQALSSNERQRVYIALYQSHLPKLDNEGIIEYNKSRGIVERGPLADQFDPYLDVPGESHTENESTADDSTDGDVPWLSYYRRLTVIGGALVSAAWVGVPPLSLVPDFVWGVILVSAFAALSLAQIFLTDT, encoded by the coding sequence TGAACGAGTTCGAAACGTCCGCCGAAGAGAACCCGGAACCGCTGGCACGCGACAAAATTTTCCACATCCTCCAGACGCAACGTCGTCGGGACGCCCTCCGCTATCTAAAAAACACCGACGGACCGATCGAGATGCGAGACCTCGCCGAAAAGGTCGCCGCGTGGGAGAACGACACGACGATACAGGCGCTTTCGTCCAACGAACGCCAACGTGTGTACATCGCACTCTACCAGTCACACCTCCCGAAGCTCGACAACGAGGGAATCATCGAGTACAACAAGAGTCGTGGAATCGTCGAGCGAGGCCCTCTCGCCGACCAGTTCGACCCGTACCTCGACGTCCCAGGTGAAAGCCATACCGAGAACGAGAGCACGGCCGACGATTCGACGGATGGCGACGTCCCTTGGCTCAGTTACTATCGCCGCCTCACGGTCATCGGCGGTGCATTGGTCTCGGCCGCTTGGGTCGGAGTTCCCCCCCTCTCACTTGTTCCGGATTTCGTCTGGGGGGTCATCCTCGTTTCGGCATTCGCGGCGCTCTCGCTGGCACAGATTTTTTTGACCGACACCTAG
- a CDS encoding sugar ABC transporter permease, with the protein MSADGISGRLIADARYVLGAPARAFEQVRYTIVGLKTGDVPPRRVAAKVLATSFALLMIGALLFPIYWIFLASLSGSGGSLYSSNDFRLWPQHPSVDAYRWVLGGMEISSLEIGISLLGYEIALNTPGVSTTVDCAKYGGCSDFPLFLWNSLTVAIPTVILTMCVVVPAAYALSRRKFLFRSKILYGYVLFTQVGGGLGVAALIALYATFVQVGLDNNKLALSAYYAATAVPFNTWLLKTYMDNIPTSYEEAAMIDGASSWRIVWEVILPLSKAGLATVLVFSFLAGWTEFIVAQLLLNADKYTLPVGLYSLVGKYSTPWARFSEFALTFATPLMLVYLFVQRYIESGLSFGGMEG; encoded by the coding sequence ATGAGCGCCGACGGAATTTCGGGAAGACTTATCGCGGACGCTCGATACGTCCTCGGGGCTCCTGCTCGCGCGTTCGAGCAGGTACGGTACACTATCGTTGGCCTGAAAACCGGCGACGTTCCGCCGCGTCGAGTCGCCGCAAAAGTCCTCGCCACGTCCTTTGCGTTGTTGATGATCGGGGCACTCTTGTTCCCGATTTACTGGATTTTCCTCGCGTCACTGTCCGGAAGTGGCGGGTCGCTGTATTCGTCGAACGACTTTCGACTCTGGCCGCAACATCCGTCCGTCGACGCCTATAGGTGGGTACTCGGTGGGATGGAAATTTCAAGCCTCGAAATCGGAATCAGCCTTCTCGGCTACGAAATCGCGTTGAACACGCCGGGTGTCTCGACGACCGTCGATTGCGCGAAATATGGCGGCTGTTCGGACTTCCCGCTGTTCCTCTGGAACAGTCTCACCGTCGCGATTCCGACGGTCATCCTGACGATGTGTGTCGTCGTCCCGGCGGCCTACGCTCTTTCGCGTCGGAAATTCCTCTTCCGGTCGAAAATCCTGTACGGCTACGTCCTGTTCACGCAGGTCGGTGGCGGCCTCGGCGTCGCCGCGCTTATCGCGCTGTACGCCACGTTCGTCCAAGTTGGACTAGATAACAACAAACTCGCACTCTCGGCGTACTACGCGGCGACTGCCGTGCCGTTCAATACGTGGTTGCTGAAGACGTACATGGACAACATCCCGACCTCCTACGAGGAGGCAGCGATGATCGATGGCGCGTCCTCGTGGCGCATCGTCTGGGAAGTCATCCTCCCTCTATCAAAGGCTGGACTGGCGACGGTGCTGGTGTTTAGCTTCCTCGCCGGTTGGACGGAGTTCATCGTCGCGCAACTGCTACTCAATGCGGACAAATACACCCTTCCGGTGGGACTGTATAGCCTCGTCGGTAAATATTCGACCCCATGGGCGCGCTTCTCGGAGTTCGCGCTGACCTTCGCGACGCCCCTCATGTTGGTGTATCTGTTCGTTCAACGGTACATCGAGAGCGGTCTCTCGTTCGGCGGAATGGAAGGGTAA
- a CDS encoding ABC transporter ATP-binding protein: MAMLNPIFSVTLVGPSGCGKTTTLRMIAGLERATSGGIHIGHDEVTDVHAKNRDVAMVFQNYALYPHKTVEENMSFGLRMSTDLSKDERYERVYDAAEMMGIEDLLSDKPDELSGGQKQRVALGRAVVREPDIFLFDEPLSNLDAKLRTTMRTEIQRIQQELGITAVYVTHDQEEAMTMGDRIVILRDGELQQMGAPTAVYDIPANSFVGGFVGSPSMNFIDVRATSDAGDVVLADPNGDFSCRLSSSFAERIDGTNDDFTVGIRPENVFPATGDKQPILETTVEVVEPIGSDNYLYLDVADDFIARVDSDVEPAPGERIRVTFAEDDVHVFDGETGNAISEKETATAPV, from the coding sequence ATGGCGATGCTCAATCCAATTTTTAGCGTCACGCTCGTCGGTCCGTCGGGCTGCGGGAAGACGACGACTCTCAGGATGATCGCCGGACTGGAACGCGCTACGTCCGGCGGAATCCACATCGGCCACGACGAAGTAACCGACGTTCACGCGAAAAACCGCGACGTGGCGATGGTGTTCCAGAACTACGCACTGTATCCACACAAGACCGTCGAGGAGAACATGTCGTTCGGACTGCGGATGAGTACCGACCTTTCGAAGGACGAACGCTACGAGCGAGTCTACGACGCCGCCGAGATGATGGGTATCGAGGACCTGCTTTCGGACAAACCCGACGAACTCTCCGGTGGTCAGAAACAGCGCGTCGCCCTCGGGCGTGCGGTCGTCCGCGAACCGGATATCTTCCTGTTCGACGAACCGCTATCCAATCTCGACGCAAAACTCCGAACGACGATGCGCACCGAAATCCAGCGCATTCAACAGGAACTCGGTATCACGGCGGTGTACGTAACGCACGACCAAGAGGAAGCGATGACGATGGGTGACCGAATCGTCATCCTCCGCGACGGCGAACTCCAGCAGATGGGCGCACCGACCGCGGTTTACGATATCCCCGCGAACAGCTTCGTCGGCGGGTTCGTCGGGTCACCGAGTATGAACTTCATCGACGTTCGGGCAACGAGCGACGCTGGCGACGTCGTTCTCGCCGACCCGAACGGCGACTTCTCGTGTCGCCTCTCCTCGTCCTTTGCGGAGCGAATCGATGGTACGAACGACGATTTTACGGTCGGCATTCGCCCGGAAAACGTGTTCCCGGCGACGGGCGACAAGCAACCCATCCTCGAAACGACCGTCGAAGTCGTCGAACCCATCGGAAGCGATAACTACCTCTATCTCGACGTCGCGGACGATTTCATCGCTCGCGTCGATTCCGACGTCGAACCTGCACCCGGGGAGAGGATTCGGGTGACGTTCGCAGAAGACGACGTTCACGTCTTCGACGGCGAGACTGGAAACGCGATCAGCGAGAAGGAGACCGCGACAGCGCCGGTGTGA